The window ATGGCGATGGCCTTGGTTGTCTGTGGCTTCGAAATAGAGCGTGATGAAATGCGGCCTCTGCTTTTCGGGCAATTGCAGCCAGCGAATGACTCCGTTGACTCTTTCTTCGTAGCTGCGCTTTCCATCGTAAAATTCAAAAAAAGTAGGGCGCCGATATTCGAGCGTGAGTTCGGAGCCGGGCCAGAAATAGCTGGCGCTGATGATTCCCTGTCTCTCTGCCGTCTCCCAAAAAGCTTCTCCCTGATACCAGTAGGCGTTTCGCACAGATTTAGTGTCACCGACTTTGTAGCGTTGTCGGGAAAACGGATCGAGAAAATCATTGCGAATGATGCCGTGATGCGTCGGATACATGCCGGTGACGATGGACAGGTGATTGGGAAAAGTCTTGGAGGGGAAAACCGGCTCCAGCGAAAGAGCAGCGACGCCATTTTTAGCCATAAAATTTAGGTTTGGTGTAATTTTTCTTTGAACGTAATCCCAACGGAAACCGTCAAAAGAAATAAGGATGAGATAGGGTTTTTGTAAAGTATTTTGAACTGGCAGCGCGGGTAAAGTACTGAGAAAAATAAAGAACAAAATCCAGACGAATTTTGCCCCGAAAAAATGATGCTTGAGCTTCATGTTCAGTGTTCTCCTGGTAATAGAAAAGCCCTCCCTGAAATTTAAGGAGGGCTTTTTAATTCAGCCTAAAACAAGCATTTAACTAATAGCGCAACGCCAGTCCGATATTAAATGTTCTCGGCAGACCGAAGAAAACTTCTGCGCTGTCGGAATCATGTTTGTCGTCGTCTCCGCTCCAGGCATTGTAACGGCTGTTGTCAACAGCGTCCTGGATGTATTCTTGATCCAGAATATTGAATACATGAGCGAACAACTGGAATTTGATACCGCTAAAGCTAAACGGCAAATCATAAGCTGCATGGAAATCCATCACATAAGCTGACGGAACTTCCCAACTCTGAGTCCTGTCGTTCTTATCGGTTCTGTTGGTCGGATCGAAATCCGCAAAATGATTCTGGTAATAACGGAAGACAAGCTGTCCGGTCAGACCAGGCATCGGGTAAACAGAGCCCGCGAGAGCAAACTGTGTCTGCGGAGCATCGCCGACTTTCAAGTCTTTGATGTAGAGTTGATATCTTTTGTCAGGATTGTCTGGATTACTGTAATCTTTGTACAATACATCAACGTCATCCAGATATTTCCAGTTACCAATACTGGCTGCCAAATCCAGGCGGAACATTTCCATGGGCTGGTAAGCAGATTCGAATTCAATACCCTGATGTAGGGCATTCAATCCGGAAATGAACAGAATCGCTTCGTTGCCATCCAGGTCGCGCACGCCTCTGGTGACGGAGCGATCTTTCCATGTTGTGTAATAAAGATTCATTTTGGCGGTCAATGTATTGTCCAACCCGGCCCAGTTTACGCCAAGTTCGCCAGAGATGAATTTTTCATTTTTCGGATCTGTGGCGACTGTGGAAGTGTAATCATCAATCACTTGGTCGAAAATCGGCACTTTGGAGACATAGCCGAGGTTTCCGTACACGTCCAAAGCGGAAGTGACGCGGTAGCTGGCGCCACCTTTTACCTGATAGCCGCCAATCTGGTCGGATTTCAGATAAAGCTCATTATTCGTGCCTTCTTCTTTTTTGAAATGGTTGGTGTGGGTGTATTTAATGGTGGAGTAGCCGGCCATGCCGTAAGCGGTTACGCGTGCGGAGCTGTATTCCGCCTGGCCAAAGAAACCGAACCAATCAACGGTATTGGTGAAGTTATAGGCGATTTTCTCACCCAATCCGACTTTTTGATCGGGATGAAACGCATCATTTTTCTTAATGTAAAATTCGCCGCCAAGTAAATCGCGGACTTCACGATAATGCTCGATTTCCGCTGTTCTCCAGTCAACGCCAAAGGTGCTCTTCAAATTGTCGCTGAATTTGTAATTCAATTTGGAGATGGCGCCGATAGTCCACTGGTTATTGCGGCTATTGCGCAAAATGCCTAAAGACTGACCGTCTTCTTTGGTCAATTTCTTTTTATCAACATAGTAATCTCCGGCAGGACCGGAATTCATGGCAATTGTTGCGTCCCAATCACGGACCCAGGGAGAAGGACCATAGTAAAATTTATAGTCATCATCGCCCAATTTGCCGTTAGCATCTTTGGTGTAAACGTTGCCATAGGTTCCTGTGCCGCCACCGTGTCCGCCGGAATAATACAGAACCGTGTACAGGCTCATCTGGTCATTAAATTTGCTGAACCAGTTCAAGTTTACTTGCGGTTTGTGGAAGAAATTTTCTCGCTCATTGATGAAATTGGGATTGTAGCGATCGCCTGTTTTTTCATTCCACGCCTGTTTGCCTTTGTAAGATGAACTGACCGGAGCCCAGTTCTGATTGAACTCTCTGCCTTTTTCCTGGAATTTATCAAAAGCAGCTTGATCGTAGTCGCTCAGGTTTTTGGCAAAATCATGGCTATAAACGGCAATATTTTGTTTATACAAATTCTGACCATGACGCTGAGGTGCGCCGAGGGCGTATAATTCCAAACGGTTATTGGCGTTTACGTTCCAACTGGCGCCAAAGTAGTATGCCCAGGCATCTGTCCAGGTTTTGTCAATGAAGCCGTCGCCGGTTTTGCGGACTACTAATCCATTGAAAGCAAATTTATCGGCAACCAGGCCGCTGTTTGCCGTCAACGTAGTTTTCAAAAATCCAGCAGTTCCCACTTCCTGACGGAAAGTAATGCCTTTTTCCATGCTGGTGGGATCGGTAATAATATTCATGGTTCCACCAATCGATGGTGTCGCCAAATTAACGGCGCTCAAACCGCGCTGGATCTGAATGGAGGAAGTCGCGTCAGCTATACCGTCCCAGTTAGACCAGTACACCCAGCCATTTTCCATGTCATTGACCGGAACGCCGTTGATCATAATGGCGACATTTCTCTGGTTGAAACCGCGCACATTGATTCTGGCGTCGCCGGCGCCGCCGCCCTGCATGGTGGCGTACACGCTGGGAGTCGTGTTCAGGATCATTGGAATATCCTGAGAGCCCAGGCGCTGAACCATGTCCACTTTACGGATGTCGGTAAAAGCAACCGGCGTTTCGCGCTCTTTCGCGCGGTCGGCAACGATGCTGATCGCCTGTCCGAAAATGACATCTTCCCCGAGCTGAAAGTTGACCTCGACAACCTGGCCGGAAGTTACCTGCACCTGTTTTTCAGCCATTTTGTAGCCGATGAAAGATGCGCGTAGCGTATAAGTTCCGGCAGGCACTTTGGTGATCTTGTAGGCGCCGTCAATTCCGGCAGCGCTCCCGATCGTTGTGCCTTTAATGACGACATTTGCCCCCACGAGTGCATCGCCGGTATTTGCGTCAGTGACTTTACCGGTAATTGTTCCTCGTTGTGCAAACAAAGCCAAAGGAAGCATGAGCACAAGCGCAAGAATGAGTAGTTTTTTCATAAAGCGTCCTCCTGATAGGTTAATAAAGGGAATTAGGGTAAATATTTCGATTCAATTTGCTGAACTGTAAAAATTTAGTTTGTGAAGTTATCGCCTCCTTTCCCATTTTTAAATTTATTTTAAAATCACCCCTTTGGAATAGCCGTAAAATATAAAATGCGAATGTTACATTTAGATTACATTCGCATTTTAGGCGTGAATATTTTCGATATGAGATAGCCATAAATTATGTGCAAAAGAATATTCCACGCAAACACATTACGTAGCTGTAAATGCCATCGCTTTGTGTCGTAATTGATCGGCATCGAAATTTTGATCATCATTGAGAACATAGTTCTATAATTTATTCCTTGAATTATTAATGCAGTGTTGCTAATTTTAAAGCGCTTCCATAAACATGAAAAAAAATTAACAATTTTATTTCAATAAGTCAAGTAAAAAATGAAAAAAATGAAAAAAATTTGTTCCGAGGGTAATTTTGAGCGCCTATTTTTTTCAATGTTAAGCCAGATATTTTTCCAATCTGTCCATGGCAACAGAAATGTTTTTCAGAGAATTGGCATAGGAAAAACGCAGATAACCTTCGCCGTTGCTGCCAAAGTCAATGCCCGGCGTCACCGCGACACCGGTTTTTTCCAATAACTCAAAAGCAAACTCGTAAGAATCCTGACGAAATTTCCCGGCATTGGCAAATACATAAAAAGCGCCGCGGGGCTCGATTGTGATGCCGAAACCGATCTCGCGTAGCCGCCGAATCATAAATTGCCGCCGTTCATCGTAAATTTTAACTGTACGGCCAATCTCCGGATGATGTTCGACCAGGGCAACAACTCCGGCGCTCTGCACAAATGAGTTAGCGCAAATGAACAAATTCTGCTGCATTTTTTGCACGGGGCGCACCAATTCCGGCGGTAGAATCAGGTAGCCCAAACGCCAGCCAGTCATGGCGAATAATTTTGAAAATCCGTTCAACACGATTGCCCGGGAAGTGAATTCTAAAATTGATCGCGCTCGCGCGCCGTAGGTCAGCCCATGATAAATTTCATCGGAAATGATGACCGGCTCCAGCGAGGCGATTTCTTCCATTTTTTCATCCGCCAAAAGATTGCCGGTGGGATTGCTGGGAGAGTTGATTAGAATGGCTCGCGTTCGGTTATTGATTTGCTTGCGGATTTTTTCCGGGCGGTACTGGAAACCGTCTTCCTCGTAAACGTTGACGAAGTTTAACTTTGTGCGCAGATAAGTGAGAAAATTTTTGTAGCAGGCATAGCCCGGATTTGAGAGGATAATGTTGTCGCCGGGATCGGTCAGCACTGACAGCGCTAATAGCAACGCCGGGGAAGTGCCTGAAGTGACAATGACTTGTTCGGGAGAAATCTGAACGTTGTAATTTTTTTTGTAATGTTGGCAAATGGCTTCGCGCAGAGCGACCGTTCCCAGGCTGTGCGTGTAGTGCGTATCGCCTTTGTCCAGCGCTTCTTTTGCAGCACTCACTATTTTTTCCGGCGTGTCAAAATCAGGCTCGCCTATTTCCAGATGAATGATCGATCTTCCCTCGCTTGCCAGTTTTTGCGCTCTCTCCAGAATATCCATTACGATAAAGGGGGACATTTCCTCGCAGCAAGCGGAAACAGGGTAATCTGCCATGGTCGGGTTCCTTCCAAAATTTGGAATTTTGAAAATATTCTATTTTTCAGCAAGATAAAAATAGCCATTGTTCAACACTGCAAAAGCACGCACCGGCAGTTTCCAGCCGTGAAAAGGCGTGTTCCGTGAGCGTGATTTCATGTTAAATTTGTCGACTTCCCATTCACCAGCCGGGTCGATGATGGTCAAATTGGCAATTTCGCCCGCTTTGATTTGTGGAGCTTCCAGTCCCAAAATGCGATACGGATTCTTGCACATTTTTTGAACGATGTCCTGCCATGACAAAATTCCTGGCTTGACTAATTGCTTAGCAACCAGACCCAGCGCAGTTTCCAGCCCAATGATGCCGAACGGCGCCGCAGAAAATTCAGCGTCTTTTTCTTCAATGGAATGCGGCGCGTGGTCGGTAACAATGGCGTCGATGGTTCCGTCTTTCAGACCTTCGATGATTGCCGCGACGTGCTCTTCGCTGCGCAGCGGTGGATTCATTTTGAAATTGGAATCAAACGAGCGAACAGCCTCGTCGGTCAGAGAAAAATGGTGCGGTGTCGCTTCGGCCGTGACGTCGATACCTTTGTCTTTTGCCTGACGCACTAAATCCACGGCGCCTTTGGTGGAAATATGTGCGATGTGAATTTTGCCGCCGGTGTATTCTGCCAACATCAGATTTCTCGCGACGATGACGTCTTCAGCGATTGCCGGCATTCCGGCGAGTCCCAGATTCGATGAAACAAATCCCTCGTGCATGTCGCCGCTGCCGACAAGATGAGCGTCTTCGCAGTGCTCGATAATCGGAACATTAAACATTTTCGAATATTCCAGTGCGCGCCGCAGTAGTAAACTGTTCGCTACAGATTTGCCGTCATCGGAAAAAGCGACGGCGCCGGCATCCACTAATTCCGCCATTTCCGCTAATTTTTCACCCTGCTGATCTTTGGTAATGGCTGCGATGGGATAAATCGAAAAAAGATGATTTTTCATCTCGTCGAGGATGAATTCAATCACTTCGCGATTGTCCGTCGCCGGATTTGTGTTGGGCATGGTGCATGCCGCAGTAAAGCCGCCTGCCATTGCGGAATGGGCGCCGGACTTCAGAGTTTCTTCGTCTTCCCTGCCCGGTTCGCGAAAATGCACGTGCATGTCCAGCAACCCGGGCAGCGCTAATTTCCCGGACAAATCCAGCACAGCGCCATTGAAATCCGTCTTTTCCGAGGTCGGGTTGATGGCATTGATTTTGCCGTCGATGATGAAAATATCCCATTGTTTTTGCTCATTGTAGCCGTCATCAATAATCGTCACATTTTTCAATAAAATTTTTTCAGCCTTTTGAAATTTGCTCCCCGACATTTCATTGCCGATGACATGGCTTTTTTGCAATTTCTTTTTCATTTTTAATTTCACCTGATTTTTTTAAGAATATTTTTCAAAAAGCTACGGGAAACGTAACCCAATGTCCTTTGTCCAATCACTGCTCAGCCGCAATCAAAAAGCGATGCCTTAATCCGCCGGGATTTTATTCTGTCTGCTCTAAAAATCTGACGCTTTAAATTCAGACGACTTTGACAGATATTAGTGACCAAACATCGATTGCCAAACTCACTCTTGCAATTCGCCGCCTAGCAAATACAAAACCGCCATGCGAATAGCGACGCCGTTAGTCACCTGATTTAAGATCACGGAATAACGATCATCATCGGCGAGATCGCTGTCCAGTTCAATGCCGCGGTTAATCGGACCCGGGTGCATGATGGTAATTTTTTTATTCGCTCGATCCAATCTTTCTTTGGTGATTCCGAAATAATTGTGATATTCGCGCAGCGTGGGAAAAAAGTTCTGCGTCTGCCGCTCCATTTGAATGCGCAACGCCATCACAATGTCGGCGAAAGCAATAGCTTCATCGACATCGTTGAAAATGCGCACATTCCATTTTTCCGCTTCGTAAGGGATCATCGTTTGCGGCGCGCAGAGCGCTACTTCCGCGCCCATGGTAGTCAGACCGTAGATGTTGGAACGGGCGACACGTGAATGTAAAATATCGCCGATGATTGCCACGCGTAACCCTTTGAGATATTTGTATTTGTCGCGAATCGTCAACATGTCTAACAATGCTTGAGTCGGATGTTCATGGCAGCCGTCGCCGGCGTTGATGACTGAACCTTTAATGCATTGAGTCAAATAGTGGGGCGCACCTGGCGCAGAGTGGCGAATCACAACCATATCGACTTTCATCGCTTCAATGTTTTGTGCGGTGTCGCGCAGAGACTCGCCTTTTTTCACGGACGAGGTGGAAGTCGAAAAATTTAACGTATCGGCGGACAACCTTT is drawn from Calditrichota bacterium and contains these coding sequences:
- a CDS encoding TonB-dependent receptor, which gives rise to MKKLLILALVLMLPLALFAQRGTITGKVTDANTGDALVGANVVIKGTTIGSAAGIDGAYKITKVPAGTYTLRASFIGYKMAEKQVQVTSGQVVEVNFQLGEDVIFGQAISIVADRAKERETPVAFTDIRKVDMVQRLGSQDIPMILNTTPSVYATMQGGGAGDARINVRGFNQRNVAIMINGVPVNDMENGWVYWSNWDGIADATSSIQIQRGLSAVNLATPSIGGTMNIITDPTSMEKGITFRQEVGTAGFLKTTLTANSGLVADKFAFNGLVVRKTGDGFIDKTWTDAWAYYFGASWNVNANNRLELYALGAPQRHGQNLYKQNIAVYSHDFAKNLSDYDQAAFDKFQEKGREFNQNWAPVSSSYKGKQAWNEKTGDRYNPNFINERENFFHKPQVNLNWFSKFNDQMSLYTVLYYSGGHGGGTGTYGNVYTKDANGKLGDDDYKFYYGPSPWVRDWDATIAMNSGPAGDYYVDKKKLTKEDGQSLGILRNSRNNQWTIGAISKLNYKFSDNLKSTFGVDWRTAEIEHYREVRDLLGGEFYIKKNDAFHPDQKVGLGEKIAYNFTNTVDWFGFFGQAEYSSARVTAYGMAGYSTIKYTHTNHFKKEEGTNNELYLKSDQIGGYQVKGGASYRVTSALDVYGNLGYVSKVPIFDQVIDDYTSTVATDPKNEKFISGELGVNWAGLDNTLTAKMNLYYTTWKDRSVTRGVRDLDGNEAILFISGLNALHQGIEFESAYQPMEMFRLDLAASIGNWKYLDDVDVLYKDYSNPDNPDKRYQLYIKDLKVGDAPQTQFALAGSVYPMPGLTGQLVFRYYQNHFADFDPTNRTDKNDRTQSWEVPSAYVMDFHAAYDLPFSFSGIKFQLFAHVFNILDQEYIQDAVDNSRYNAWSGDDDKHDSDSAEVFFGLPRTFNIGLALRY
- a CDS encoding pyridoxal phosphate-dependent aminotransferase, with translation MADYPVSACCEEMSPFIVMDILERAQKLASEGRSIIHLEIGEPDFDTPEKIVSAAKEALDKGDTHYTHSLGTVALREAICQHYKKNYNVQISPEQVIVTSGTSPALLLALSVLTDPGDNIILSNPGYACYKNFLTYLRTKLNFVNVYEEDGFQYRPEKIRKQINNRTRAILINSPSNPTGNLLADEKMEEIASLEPVIISDEIYHGLTYGARARSILEFTSRAIVLNGFSKLFAMTGWRLGYLILPPELVRPVQKMQQNLFICANSFVQSAGVVALVEHHPEIGRTVKIYDERRQFMIRRLREIGFGITIEPRGAFYVFANAGKFRQDSYEFAFELLEKTGVAVTPGIDFGSNGEGYLRFSYANSLKNISVAMDRLEKYLA
- a CDS encoding dihydroorotase, whose product is MSGSKFQKAEKILLKNVTIIDDGYNEQKQWDIFIIDGKINAINPTSEKTDFNGAVLDLSGKLALPGLLDMHVHFREPGREDEETLKSGAHSAMAGGFTAACTMPNTNPATDNREVIEFILDEMKNHLFSIYPIAAITKDQQGEKLAEMAELVDAGAVAFSDDGKSVANSLLLRRALEYSKMFNVPIIEHCEDAHLVGSGDMHEGFVSSNLGLAGMPAIAEDVIVARNLMLAEYTGGKIHIAHISTKGAVDLVRQAKDKGIDVTAEATPHHFSLTDEAVRSFDSNFKMNPPLRSEEHVAAIIEGLKDGTIDAIVTDHAPHSIEEKDAEFSAAPFGIIGLETALGLVAKQLVKPGILSWQDIVQKMCKNPYRILGLEAPQIKAGEIANLTIIDPAGEWEVDKFNMKSRSRNTPFHGWKLPVRAFAVLNNGYFYLAEK
- a CDS encoding aspartate carbamoyltransferase catalytic subunit, with the translated sequence MSFKRKHLLGLEDVSAEEITHILNTAETFKEVLARPIPKVPTLRGKTIVNLFYEASTRTRFSFELAEKRLSADTLNFSTSTSSVKKGESLRDTAQNIEAMKVDMVVIRHSAPGAPHYLTQCIKGSVINAGDGCHEHPTQALLDMLTIRDKYKYLKGLRVAIIGDILHSRVARSNIYGLTTMGAEVALCAPQTMIPYEAEKWNVRIFNDVDEAIAFADIVMALRIQMERQTQNFFPTLREYHNYFGITKERLDRANKKITIMHPGPINRGIELDSDLADDDRYSVILNQVTNGVAIRMAVLYLLGGELQE